One SAR324 cluster bacterium genomic window, AAATTCCACGTTCTTCAGCAGCTTTTTGAAGCCCTTGGATTCTCTCTGCAACTGGATGCTTAACCCACATAGCAAAGTGCTTGCGGTACGAACTTGAAACAGCAGCTTCAACAGCGTTGATTCCATAGAGCCATTCGTGATCCCTATGCTGAAATTTTGGCTTCCTCTGAAAGCGTTTGTTAGCCATTAAGATGCTTCTGCAGTTCCAATTTCAATTCTTCATACTGTTGAGTCACCGGAAAGGAAGGGTATTCTTCTGTGATTTTTCGGGTGGGCTTAAAGAAGATCCCATGATGAGCACTTTGCAGCATTGAGATGTCGTTGTACGAATCTCCAGCGGCAACAACCCAAAAATTGAGATTTTTCAAAGCATTAACCGCTTGCTGCTTCTGATCTTGCTGGCGGAGCAGGTAATCTGTGATCCTGCCTGCTTGATCAATTTTCAAAGTATGACAGAAAATAGTTGGTTGACTGAGCTTATTCAAAAATGGACTCACAAATTCTCTGAAGGTGTCCGATAGAATGATTACCTCGCATTCAGTTCTGAGCCAGTGAAGAAAATCGATTGCTCCATCAAGAGGATTCATTTGGTCAACAACCGCATGGATATCCTGAATTCTCAGATTTTTTTCCTCACATATTTTCAAACGATAGCGCATCAATTCATCGTAGTCAGCGATGTCTCGGGTGGTCAGTCTTAGTTCCTCAATCCCAGTTTGTTCGGCCAGACCGATCCAAATTTCTGGAATCAGAACTCCCTCAAAGTCGAGGCAGGTAATTTTCATTTGAGGGTTGTCTTGTTGCATGGCCTTTAGAAAGTTTTAGAAATTGCAGAGGTGTTATGTGTAAGTTGTTCTGGTATTGCTTGGTATGTTTGCTGGTATTAACTTCTTGTCAGTCTGGGCGTGAGGTGAGGGTTTACGAAAAAATACCTCATTTTGCAGAGTGCCGAAAATATACGGACTATCACCAAATTGTCCAGTGTGAGCAAAAATTGATGGGGCCTCTAAATCGAGAAGTGAACCATGTACTCCGACAGTCTGAACGCAGGAATAATAGGCGCTTCGAACAATACAGATGCCAGGATCTCCCTAACGTATCAGAACCTTCAGGGTGTTCCATCAATCTCCAATCTAATTTGACAGATTAACTTATGAGAGACGGCCAAATCGCAGCAATGCGTCAAAACTATACGATTGGAGAACTACTCGAAAGTAGTGCCCCTTCAGAGCCTTGGGAATTATTCAGTAGTTGGTTTGAGATAGCTCGGAAGACAAAAATTTTGGAACCGAATGCGATGATCTTATCTACAGTTAGGCAAGACGGGCAGCCTACATCTCGCGTCGTTTTACTAAAAGATATTGATCAAAGTGGGTTGGTTTTTTTT contains:
- the thrH gene encoding bifunctional phosphoserine phosphatase/homoserine phosphotransferase ThrH, translated to MQQDNPQMKITCLDFEGVLIPEIWIGLAEQTGIEELRLTTRDIADYDELMRYRLKICEEKNLRIQDIHAVVDQMNPLDGAIDFLHWLRTECEVIILSDTFREFVSPFLNKLSQPTIFCHTLKIDQAGRITDYLLRQQDQKQQAVNALKNLNFWVVAAGDSYNDISMLQSAHHGIFFKPTRKITEEYPSFPVTQQYEELKLELQKHLNG